Part of the Montipora foliosa isolate CH-2021 chromosome 13, ASM3666993v2, whole genome shotgun sequence genome is shown below.
atagcaggggagagacaggaaagacttttcatgacacggaaaagaaaaataataaaaagacgGTGAAATGAatcgcagattccgactgggtttggcggCAACCCAGGAATAAATCTATTTGTAACTGTGCTGGGGGTAGACCGctaagtgatagatcaacactcttatctaattcgcTCTTGAGAGTACTTGTTAGGTTAGCATTAGAACGGTATCAAGACTTTCAGGGGAATCGAGAAGTGACTTGAATACTACCTTTTTCATGGTTGTCACGTATTGAAGTATTGTTTCTTTTCCAGCTTAGATGTATATTATTCTTAAATTAAGAATTCATGTTAGGGAGACTTCAGTAATAACAAGTGGATGTGCTATGATACTAGAATATCGTATTTGTAGCATTATAAGTTTCTATAAATTATGAGGATAATTTTAATCAAACTTGCTTACCTTGTGTCTGTTTTACGTTATTTCGATTTTGGTCGAAGAGCTTTTTTTTCTGGGTAGGTTGCCTTATTTATACACGATATATATAAAAGCTAGAAGCTTGTGAGGTCGAATACTCAAGAATAGAGACCCAATTAAACAAACTGGTGCGATCTGGAGAAAACTTCCCAGAAGGCAATTGTCTAGGAAACCAGGCGGCAAGCGTTGAAAATTGGGATTACCCAGGTTCTTTTTAGCAGTCGCGTGTCTTTAAATTTTATTGATAGTCACAAGTGTGCACATTCCACGGATAAATGAATTAAGCTCCGATAGGGTAAATCTAGTTTTTAACCCTTGAGCAATTCCAAACTTCCCTGTCGTGCCTGGAACACCCAGCATTGCTGAAAACGCGTTAGACCTGCCATCGTGGCGTACTTTCTTAACttttcggttaactacacttttcacgagatcgtcttgcccttgactCACTCAGACTTTATTATTCTACGACTAcggcactgcggcagcagtcGTTCAACTAATTCGGACTTCATTCGTCATCGACTACGGCACTGCGGTAGCAGTCTTTAAAACTAATTCAGACTTAATTTTTCATCGACTTAGGCAGTGCGACACTGCGGTAGCAGTGTTTGGTCACTGCAGGACCGTGGGAGCAAGAGTTTTGTGCCTTTCAAAGTGGGCGGGATATTCCGCATTCGaaaaaatctgtatcttgcttagttcgcattttttgaGTGTGAAAATAGAATTTGTGGTCTTATCACTGCACGAAAAAACGGATTTACACCAAATTTGCACAGAgcaaatataatgcaaacataTATTTACTCTAGAGCAAACCTGTAGCAAACATGGTAAATGCCGCATTTGCTACTATATTCACACAGGTGTGAAAATATGGtgcaaatgtggcatttacaacgtttgctacaggtttgctctagagtaaacatatgtttgcattatatttgcgttgtgcaaatttggtgaaaatccattttttcgtgcAGTGTATGTTCCTGACAATCGCATAATTTGACGTCTCCTATCCAGATACTTACCCCACCGGAcagggttaacttcagtgaacttttatcttggaaagctgtcagaagctcagagtgcacgattaagcttgtggtgaaaaagaagttgtaaatgatgaacatgtcagccttgaagccaatgttcctcgatttccttttattttcttcaatctttctgggtttagtattttactgaattacatgtcttctcaggggggaTTTAGCAAAAACATCTACCATGGAACTATCATGATTACGATACctaaacaatatcgtgtactattagagctacatattacgtcCCCCACCTTTGGTCTTTCCTCGGCAAAATCTCGGAAAATCCTAATTCTCAACCTTTGAAAAGAAGCCTAAGATACCCTAGGATCCACGCAGAATCAACGCATGTTAATTGATATGCTGATTCGGCTCCTACCCCAAGGCTCTGTGCTTGGACCTATCCTCGATTTATTGTATACTGCACCATTAGCTGACTTATTTCGACACCATAACTTGCAATTTCACCTCTATGCTGACGATACGCAACTTTacgtttccttttcaacaaataATGACCCGGAACTGACTGAGGCTGTTGAACGTATCGAGTTATGCCTGACTGATTTGGACTAATGGATGAGtatcaacaaactaaaattgaataaagaaaaaactgagTTCCTCTTTATTCACTCAAAATTTAGACTACAGCACTGCTTGCCGTCAATCTGCTTTGGTCAAGACACCGCCCAGCCTTCTCAAACTGCCAGGAATATTGGTGTCACTTTTGACAGTATCATATCAATGCTGCCTCATATTAATACCGTATGTAAATCTGCATTCTATCACCTTCGCAATCTATCACGTATCAGAAAATTTATATCAACGGAAACTGCCAAAACACTTGTGCATGCCTTTATCTCATCCAAACTTGACCACTGCAAGTCCCTTCTGTACAATCTTCCGAAATATGCTGTTAAAAAACTACAGTATGTACAAAACGCCGCGGCGCGCTTAATAACTTCTTCCTCGAAATTCAACCATATTACTCACATCTTGAAAGATCTACACTGGTTACCAATTAATGAACGCATAAAGTTTAAGATTCTAATTCTCACTTTCAAGGCTTTGCATGACTTGTCTCCCTCTCCCTCGTACATACAAGAACTGATAAGTCTCTACCGTCCTTCAAGAACCCTCCGCTCATCTACATCGCTCCGTCTTAACCCTACCAGCTATAATTTGAAGTCTTATGGATCTAGAGCTTTCGCTGTCGCCTCGCCACAACTTTGGAACGATCTcccaaaagaaataaaaaactctGATAATCTCCAGACTTTCAAAACACgacttaaaacttatttattcaaGGAAGTTTTTGTATAACTTTTTCGTTtatgaattaatttttaatttttcatgacTTGTAAAGCGCTTAGATCACGTCTGGGTAGGCGCTATataagaaatattattattattaatattattatcttcTAGTAATTTGGCTAAAAACCGGctatttttgacaattttggtTTGTCCCTCCATGTACGATGTGTGCATGTGTCACGGTTGAACATTTATTAGGGTATGGATATCGCACAATTTTGTCTGGTAAAGTCTAGATTAGGATATCATTTTCCTGGAAACTGATCAGATGCTTGAATTAGGTATAGCAAGTCTGGGATGGGGTAGCCATTTTGGTTTTATTCATTCCGAAGTTCTGAAAAGGTCCACAAATACCTTTTCTAACATAAAAAAAGGatgcaaaacattttaaattccGCTTTCTTTGTGTTACCTATTTTCTGTCCTAATTTTCATTATTACAATGATTAGCTCTTCGATTTATATCGAATTACCCAAATTACGAATTACATGGATTTTACAACAATCTCAAATTTTCATTCCGTTTATCCCAATTTCATTTGTGGTAGTCAAAATTCCCTGCTTTGGATCCCTTCCTTCGCTTTGTTTTTGCGAAGTGTCAGGTTcgcgtgttcacaagtttgttcggcatctggaagatgtttaCCACCTCTACTTTCATGGACCATTTAGGTCACTGTGAAAATGGACAAAATAGACATCACGTTTTGGAACACAAGCGAGAATACAATGACAAAATGAATAGTCTCCCCTCAAGATCATCATTTACAACTATACAAGAAATTTTTCCATGTCTTGACCAAGAAAAATCACCagtaaaaaaattagaaaagcATCGCGTCTTTATTCAAAACTTTAATAAACTAGATTATGCTGTTAAGTTGAACATTCTACGATACAAATGCACTGAAAATATTGTTTGATGATCTTTGCTGAAAAGACCACCGAATACTTATCACTGAAATTAATCTCctcaataaagattattatttatttatttattaatacaacaaaaacaaaccatCCTTTGATTGTGGACGGGACTTTTTCCGTTCATTGTTACTTTTAAAGTGAGCAACATGGAACGCTCTAGCTTCTATTCACTTCAACATGCTAGCACTAAGTTTCACTAATTCTACATCTTAGGGGAAATAGAAAGATAAAAACTCTATAAATCTAAACTCTATAAATCTAAATTTTTAAGAGGTATACAGATGGCCATAAAACTTCtcattacaaaaaatattcaaattgttAATATCTTATAAATTCCTACTACGACTAGCAATCCTACAAGAATAATAGCCTTGAGTAAAATACTTTTCAAATTTCAGAAGCAGCTTCCTCTCCACCTTGAGCTTACCTATtctgccattttttcctttaaacTGTAATTTTGGAGGGAAACGGTTTATAATACCGGCAGTTCAGCATTCGGCCCCACACTGAGCTACTGCGAGGCATGGAGCTATTTAGTCCACTGTATAATAAAGCTGCATTCAGGTCTCACGTAGATAACGGCAAAATAAGTTCACCACAGGTGGTTAGTTATTGCTATTCTATGCAAAGTCACCATGAAACTCATTAAAAAACAGCGATAAAAATAGTCA
Proteins encoded:
- the LOC137981957 gene encoding uncharacterized protein codes for the protein MSINKLKLNKEKTEFLFIHSKFRLQHCLPSICFGQDTAQPSQTARNIGVTFDSIISMLPHINTVCKSAFYHLRNLSRIRKFISTETAKTLVHAFISSKLDHCKSLLYNLPKYAVKKLQYVQNAAARLITSSSKFNHITHILKDLHWLPINERIKFKILILTFKALHDLSPSPSYIQELISLYRPSRTLRSSTSLRLNPTSYNLKSYGSRAFAVASPQLWNDLPKEIKNSDNLQTFKTRLKTYLFKEVFV